The sequence below is a genomic window from Candidatus Zixiibacteriota bacterium.
TCGGCCGATAGCTCGGTTAATATCCCGGCCGTCTTTTTGCCATCAATCAAAACATCGTTGGGCCATTTGATCCGGACCTTGAGATTGTCGAACGAGGCAATCGTATCGGCCACCGCAATCGCCGCGATCAGCGAGATCCCCGGCGCCAGGGTCGGATGAAGCCGCGGTTTGAGAATAATCGAGCAGTAAATCCCCACCTTTTCCGGTGAATGCCACGACCGCCCCAGACGGCCGCGGCCGCGGGTCTGATGCTCCGCGATCACCACCGTCCCCTCCGGGGCGCTCGAATTGACCAGTTGCGCGGCGATGGTGTTGGTCGATTGCACCGACCGGTAGGCGTACACCTTGCGCCCGATGCTTTTGGTCTTGAGTTTGAAATATATCTCCTCGGCCAGAAGACTGTCTGGGGTACCGGTCAGGGTGAGCAGGCCTTTCTTGCCGGATTTGATCTTATACCCCCACTCGCCCAGCAGTCCGACCGCCGCCTCGAATTCCTCTTTCGGGAC
It includes:
- a CDS encoding biotin--[acetyl-CoA-carboxylase] ligase, which translates into the protein MSDKKELLADKILHQIRPRPGRKIDPVRLAKSLKVPKEEFEAAVGLLGEWGYKIKSGKKGLLTLTGTPDSLLAEEIYFKLKTKSIGRKVYAYRSVQSTNTIAAQLVNSSAPEGTVVIAEHQTRGRGRLGRSWHSPEKVGIYCSIILKPRLHPTLAPGISLIAAIAVADTIASFDNLKVRIKWPNDVLIDGKKTAGILTELSAELDRIKFAVVGIGVNVNHKAGDFPEDIRDSATSISIELKKEINRIDFVQRLLYNFEKQYIKFKKYGLEKSRKQILAYSSLIKQNIKLRVGRKTVSGQVLDIDEIGRLVIETENGIERFMAGEVTMHMADGHR